A genomic stretch from Glaciecola nitratireducens FR1064 includes:
- the cysK gene encoding cysteine synthase A, with protein sequence MKTFDDHSLAIGRTPLVKLNRVTGGNVYAKIESRNPSFSIKCRIGANMIWDAEKKGLLTEGKELIEATSGNTGIALAFVAASRGYKLTLTMPSSMSLERRKLLKALGANLILTEAPKGMKGALAKVQELMDADPGRYVPLNQFDNPANPAIHEKTTGPEIWDDTEGKVDAFVAGVGTGGTITGVSRYIKNTAGKAITVVAVEPTDSPVITQARAGEELTPGPHKIQGIGAGFIPGNLDLSMIDEVEQVSNDDTMAMCKRLMKEEGILAGISSGAAVVAAKRFAERPENKDKIVVVLLASGTERYLSSPLFADEFTAEEEIQ encoded by the coding sequence ATGAAAACATTTGACGACCACTCACTTGCTATTGGCCGCACGCCCCTAGTCAAACTTAACAGAGTTACTGGCGGTAACGTATACGCAAAAATTGAATCCCGCAACCCGAGTTTTAGTATCAAATGCCGCATTGGCGCGAACATGATTTGGGACGCAGAGAAAAAGGGATTACTAACGGAAGGCAAAGAGCTTATTGAGGCAACTAGCGGTAATACTGGTATTGCACTTGCTTTTGTTGCAGCGTCTCGTGGCTATAAATTAACCTTAACTATGCCCAGCAGCATGAGTTTAGAGCGTAGAAAATTATTGAAGGCCTTAGGAGCAAACTTAATTCTTACTGAAGCACCTAAAGGTATGAAGGGCGCGCTAGCAAAAGTTCAAGAATTAATGGATGCGGATCCAGGACGTTACGTTCCCCTAAATCAATTTGACAATCCTGCTAACCCAGCAATTCATGAAAAAACAACCGGCCCTGAAATCTGGGACGATACAGAGGGCAAAGTTGATGCTTTCGTCGCTGGCGTTGGCACTGGCGGCACGATTACTGGCGTAAGTCGTTACATTAAGAATACCGCGGGCAAAGCGATTACGGTTGTCGCTGTTGAACCAACGGATAGTCCTGTTATTACGCAAGCGAGAGCTGGTGAAGAATTGACGCCTGGACCTCACAAAATTCAAGGTATTGGCGCTGGTTTCATTCCTGGCAACCTTGACCTAAGCATGATCGATGAAGTTGAACAAGTCAGCAATGACGATACCATGGCGATGTGTAAACGTTTAATGAAAGAAGAAGGCATCCTAGCGGGTATTTCTTCTGGCGCGGCTGTTGTTGCTGCCAAGCGTTTTGCAGAGCGTCCTGAAAACAAAGATAAAATTGTAGTAGTGTTGCTAGCAAGTGGCACTGAGCGTTACTTAAGCAGCCCGTTGTTTGCTGATGAATTCACCGCGGAAGAAGAAATCCAGTAA
- a CDS encoding MATE family efflux transporter: MNQTITKQAFLTEMKTLLTLAWPLLIAQVTQTLMGVSDTIMAGRYSYTDMAAVAIGFSITMPVLMFIQGVTLGLSPIISRLQGSKQTNKVANALHQCIWLSLILSAFALLLIFVVVPLLENIEMEAAVRTITVDYIIYILLAAPGFALYQSLRNCCEGLSSTRPTMIIMFAGLLVNIPANYILINGLFGLPEMGGAGCGLATLLVIYVMAFVTLLYMMIAKKLKQYDLFTKFHWPKLDLQLSQLKIGLPIAFTIVFEVTLFGVVAVLLARFGAEVVASHQIALNFSSLMFMLPMSIGMAVAIRIGYSVGNEDALNAKISVYCALVCSIVIALFTATMTVILSTEISALYTENQGVIMIASSLLFFAALFQFSDGIQVVSANALRGYKDTKAMLILSFVSYWLVGLPVGIILGLTDWFFPVMAAKGFWIGFISGLSCAAVLMFWRVKVIQKRVAHDVKAYA; the protein is encoded by the coding sequence TTGAACCAAACAATTACTAAACAAGCCTTTCTAACAGAAATGAAAACGCTGTTAACGCTGGCTTGGCCGCTGCTTATTGCACAAGTGACGCAAACGCTAATGGGCGTTTCAGACACTATCATGGCAGGCCGCTACAGTTATACAGATATGGCCGCAGTTGCCATAGGGTTTAGCATCACAATGCCCGTCTTAATGTTTATTCAAGGTGTAACCTTAGGTCTATCTCCAATCATCAGTCGATTGCAGGGCAGCAAGCAAACCAATAAAGTCGCAAACGCCCTACATCAGTGTATTTGGTTATCTTTAATACTGAGTGCTTTTGCCTTATTGCTTATTTTTGTGGTGGTGCCACTACTTGAGAATATTGAAATGGAGGCCGCTGTAAGAACCATTACGGTAGATTATATCATTTATATTTTGCTCGCAGCCCCTGGTTTTGCTTTGTATCAAAGTTTACGAAACTGCTGTGAAGGCTTGTCGAGCACTCGTCCCACCATGATCATTATGTTTGCCGGATTGCTGGTTAATATTCCTGCAAATTATATTTTAATTAATGGTTTGTTTGGTCTACCGGAAATGGGTGGCGCAGGCTGCGGTCTTGCTACTTTATTAGTTATTTATGTTATGGCATTTGTTACTTTGCTATACATGATGATAGCCAAGAAGTTGAAGCAATATGACTTGTTCACGAAGTTTCATTGGCCAAAACTTGACCTACAGCTCTCACAATTAAAAATTGGTTTACCGATAGCTTTCACTATCGTTTTTGAGGTCACCTTATTTGGTGTTGTAGCGGTGTTGCTTGCTCGTTTTGGTGCAGAGGTGGTTGCTTCACATCAAATTGCACTTAACTTTTCTTCTTTGATGTTTATGTTACCAATGAGTATTGGCATGGCCGTAGCGATCCGTATAGGTTACTCCGTGGGCAATGAAGATGCGCTAAACGCTAAAATATCTGTTTACTGCGCTCTGGTTTGTTCAATAGTAATTGCCTTATTTACGGCAACAATGACCGTCATTTTGAGCACTGAGATATCGGCTTTATATACGGAAAATCAGGGGGTTATTATGATCGCTTCTAGCCTTTTGTTTTTCGCTGCTCTTTTCCAATTCAGCGACGGCATTCAAGTTGTATCTGCGAATGCGCTGCGCGGATACAAAGACACAAAGGCCATGTTAATTCTAAGTTTTGTGTCATATTGGTTAGTTGGCCTGCCCGTTGGTATTATTCTTGGCCTAACAGATTGGTTTTTCCCTGTCATGGCAGCAAAAGGCTTTTGGATAGGTTTTATCTCAGGATTGAGTTGTGCAGCAGTATTAATGTTTTGGCGCGTTAAGGTGATTCAAAAACGCGTGGCACATGATGTCAAAGCTTATGCATAA
- the rrtA gene encoding rhombosortase has translation MIQFPTRPKQYLGPLIIGIISIIAFLSEPMSSEYFVLERTWLSQGHYYQLITGHFLHTNFIHILFNLLGLLLLWALHGDDYETLSYLAKFVVICIVISICMYIFSPEITWYVGLSGAIHGVFAWGCIRDLENKRSSGWLLIIGLVIKVGNEQINGAGTFMPELIDASVAVDSHLYGALSGLLIGVISLLKRKFWTLRQR, from the coding sequence ATGATCCAGTTTCCTACTCGCCCAAAACAATACTTAGGCCCGCTCATAATAGGCATAATTAGCATCATTGCATTTTTGTCTGAACCCATGAGTTCAGAGTATTTCGTACTTGAAAGGACTTGGTTGTCACAAGGACACTATTATCAGCTTATAACGGGACATTTTCTACACACGAACTTCATTCACATATTATTTAATCTATTAGGTTTATTACTATTGTGGGCGTTACATGGTGACGACTACGAAACCCTTTCTTACCTCGCCAAATTTGTTGTAATTTGTATTGTGATTTCTATTTGTATGTATATTTTTTCACCAGAAATTACTTGGTACGTTGGTTTATCAGGAGCAATTCATGGTGTTTTTGCTTGGGGTTGTATAAGAGACTTAGAGAACAAGCGTTCAAGTGGCTGGCTGCTAATTATTGGCCTTGTAATTAAAGTAGGAAATGAACAGATAAATGGTGCTGGCACATTCATGCCTGAGCTTATTGATGCGAGCGTTGCCGTCGACAGCCATTTGTATGGCGCGCTTAGTGGCTTGCTCATCGGTGTAATTAGTTTACTAAAGCGGAAGTTTTGGACGCTGCGCCAACGCTGA
- a CDS encoding vWA domain-containing protein — MLIEFFFKLREYRLKTSITEWLDLVNALDHDVVHADIEGFYFLARTVLVKDENQYDKFDKAFADYFKGVQSINLFDKEIPEDWLRSEMEKFLTDEEKKKLEALGGLDKLMETLQERLKEQEKRHQGGNKWIGTGGTSPFGADGHNPEGVRIGQHKNRNFSAVKVWDKRQFKNLSSDVEIGTRNIKVALRRLRKFARTGASEELDMQDTISSTARNAGYLDLKMAPERHNAIKLLLFFDVGGSMDAHIKRCEELFSAVHTEFKHIEFFYFHNCIYEGVWKDNQRRGQQTMDVYQIIHKYGADYKAIFVGDATMGPYEITYPGGSVEHWNEEPGAVWMERLLQHFDHAVWLNPQPKQYWHYHASLQIMQELMKNRMYPLTVDGLTESIKTLLKKS; from the coding sequence ATGTTAATTGAATTCTTCTTTAAATTACGTGAATACCGTTTAAAGACGAGTATTACTGAATGGCTAGATCTAGTGAATGCGCTCGATCATGACGTTGTGCACGCTGATATTGAAGGTTTCTATTTTTTGGCGCGCACAGTACTGGTCAAGGATGAAAATCAGTACGATAAGTTCGATAAGGCATTTGCAGACTACTTTAAAGGCGTACAGTCGATTAATTTGTTTGATAAAGAAATTCCTGAGGATTGGTTGCGATCCGAAATGGAAAAGTTTTTAACTGACGAAGAAAAGAAAAAGCTAGAGGCGCTAGGCGGCCTCGATAAGTTGATGGAAACTTTGCAAGAACGCCTTAAAGAACAAGAAAAGCGTCATCAAGGGGGGAATAAGTGGATAGGTACTGGCGGCACTTCGCCGTTTGGGGCGGACGGTCACAACCCTGAGGGCGTGCGTATTGGACAGCATAAGAATCGTAACTTTTCAGCCGTCAAAGTGTGGGATAAACGCCAGTTTAAAAATCTTTCTAGCGACGTTGAAATTGGCACTCGAAATATTAAAGTTGCGCTTCGCCGTTTACGTAAGTTTGCTCGCACTGGTGCTAGTGAAGAGCTAGACATGCAGGATACAATTAGCTCGACCGCCAGAAACGCCGGTTACTTAGATTTAAAAATGGCTCCTGAACGCCACAACGCTATAAAGCTGCTGTTATTCTTTGATGTTGGTGGGTCTATGGATGCACACATCAAACGTTGCGAAGAACTGTTTTCAGCAGTGCACACAGAGTTTAAGCACATTGAGTTTTTCTATTTTCACAATTGTATTTACGAAGGTGTTTGGAAAGACAATCAAAGGCGCGGTCAGCAAACCATGGATGTGTATCAAATTATTCATAAATATGGCGCTGACTATAAAGCGATATTTGTGGGTGACGCTACCATGGGACCTTATGAAATAACCTATCCCGGCGGCAGCGTTGAGCATTGGAATGAAGAGCCTGGTGCTGTCTGGATGGAGCGCCTTCTGCAACATTTTGATCACGCAGTGTGGCTAAACCCGCAGCCTAAACAGTATTGGCATTATCATGCGTCACTGCAGATCATGCAGGAGTTGATGAAAAACAGAATGTACCCCTTAACAGTTGACGGATTAACAGAATCGATAAAAACCTTGTTGAAAAAGAGCTAA
- a CDS encoding class I SAM-dependent methyltransferase, with amino-acid sequence MKLREKVVPLAYGNVLEVGMGSGVNLALYNATNVNMVWGLEPSTGMRKKAQKNIASCAIRVEWLSLPGEQIPLEDNSVDSIVLTYTLCTIPDWRAAMKQMHRVLKADGKIFFCEHGQAPDESVVKWQDRANGLWSRAFGGCNLNRPIIESIEDSGFSMDWFESKYIRGMPKFVSFISVGAASKTSALVN; translated from the coding sequence ATGAAACTAAGAGAAAAAGTCGTTCCTTTGGCTTATGGAAACGTTTTGGAAGTTGGAATGGGGTCGGGCGTTAACCTGGCTCTATACAATGCTACAAATGTTAATATGGTCTGGGGCCTCGAACCTTCTACTGGAATGCGTAAAAAAGCACAGAAAAACATCGCCTCATGTGCTATTCGAGTCGAGTGGTTGAGTTTACCAGGCGAACAAATTCCCCTAGAAGATAACTCTGTTGATTCAATCGTATTAACCTATACTTTATGCACTATTCCTGATTGGCGTGCGGCTATGAAGCAAATGCACCGAGTCTTAAAAGCGGACGGTAAAATATTCTTTTGCGAACATGGGCAAGCCCCTGACGAATCAGTTGTCAAATGGCAAGACCGTGCAAATGGCCTGTGGAGTCGAGCCTTCGGTGGCTGTAATTTAAATAGACCTATTATTGAAAGTATAGAAGACAGTGGGTTTTCTATGGATTGGTTCGAAAGCAAATACATAAGGGGGATGCCAAAGTTTGTGTCCTTTATCAGCGTTGGCGCAGCGTCCAAAACTTCCGCTTTAGTAAACTAA
- the ggt gene encoding gamma-glutamyltransferase produces MKKLVLATLTAFAFSSFAQAANQVREDREPEADTGKTVKQAVESEQYMVVAANPYASMAGKEILEKGGSAIDAAVAIQAMLTLVEPQSSGIGGGAFILYWDNKNKQLHTFDGRETAPLNATPYIFVEDGKTMRWIDAVVGGKAIGVPGVLKALEMAQKEFGKLKWQDLFDDAIKTSREGFTVSPRLERLVKLDVHPGLNNFKSSQAYFKPNGQALQEGMTKTNEQLAITLSNIAQQGTDYFYKGKLAEKIAEAARTTSINPGFMTAADLENYEAKKRAPICAIYRTKNICGMAPPSSGGITVYQILKMLEQHDLRKYGPNSKEFIHLFSQSSALAFADRNQYIADTDFTNLPALSLINSIYLSERAGHVGLNKPFSKVAAGTPYLNAMVGDDHTAELPSTSHFSIVDKEGNAISMTTSIEFMFGSGVMVDGFLLNNQLTDFSLSPSKNGFQALNRVEPNKRPRSSMSPTMVFNDKGELELIIGSPGGSRIIDYVAQTIINVVDFNMNIQEAINAPRVTNRNDYTALEKGTKLPELQAELEKQGHSVRVIDLNSGLHGIQMIDGKILGGADPRREGVAVGR; encoded by the coding sequence ATGAAGAAATTAGTCCTCGCTACATTAACCGCATTCGCGTTTTCATCCTTTGCTCAAGCAGCAAACCAAGTGAGAGAAGATCGCGAACCCGAAGCTGATACAGGTAAAACGGTCAAGCAAGCGGTCGAATCAGAGCAGTATATGGTTGTGGCAGCTAATCCCTATGCCTCTATGGCAGGTAAAGAGATACTTGAAAAAGGGGGTTCGGCGATTGATGCCGCTGTCGCTATACAGGCTATGTTGACACTGGTTGAACCACAGTCTTCAGGTATCGGTGGTGGTGCTTTTATTTTGTACTGGGACAACAAAAACAAACAGCTGCATACCTTTGATGGTCGCGAAACCGCACCTCTAAATGCAACGCCTTATATTTTTGTAGAAGACGGCAAAACCATGCGTTGGATTGACGCCGTTGTTGGGGGTAAGGCGATTGGTGTACCGGGTGTACTAAAAGCGCTCGAAATGGCACAAAAAGAATTTGGGAAACTAAAGTGGCAAGATTTGTTCGATGACGCCATTAAAACTTCACGAGAGGGTTTTACAGTATCGCCGCGACTCGAAAGATTAGTAAAGCTTGACGTTCATCCGGGTCTGAATAACTTCAAGTCGTCTCAAGCTTATTTCAAACCTAATGGGCAAGCTCTGCAAGAAGGTATGACAAAAACGAATGAACAACTCGCCATTACATTAAGCAATATTGCACAGCAGGGGACGGATTATTTCTATAAGGGCAAGTTAGCAGAAAAAATAGCTGAAGCTGCACGAACGACAAGCATCAATCCGGGCTTCATGACTGCCGCCGACTTGGAAAACTATGAAGCGAAAAAACGCGCACCAATTTGCGCTATTTATCGCACCAAAAATATCTGCGGCATGGCCCCTCCAAGTTCTGGCGGTATTACCGTTTATCAAATTTTGAAAATGTTAGAGCAGCACGATTTGCGAAAGTATGGTCCAAACAGTAAAGAGTTTATTCATTTGTTTTCTCAATCGAGCGCGCTAGCATTTGCCGATAGAAATCAATATATTGCTGACACTGACTTTACTAATTTGCCTGCACTTTCTCTTATCAATTCGATATATTTATCAGAACGAGCAGGCCACGTTGGATTGAATAAACCGTTTTCTAAGGTTGCGGCAGGAACGCCATATTTGAATGCAATGGTGGGGGATGATCACACGGCTGAATTGCCAAGCACCAGTCATTTTTCTATTGTTGATAAAGAAGGTAACGCCATTTCGATGACAACGAGCATTGAATTTATGTTTGGTTCTGGTGTAATGGTCGATGGATTCCTGTTGAACAATCAATTGACGGACTTTTCTCTATCACCATCTAAAAACGGATTTCAAGCATTGAATAGAGTTGAGCCAAACAAACGCCCTAGAAGCTCAATGAGTCCTACAATGGTGTTCAATGACAAAGGTGAATTAGAATTGATTATTGGCTCACCAGGTGGCAGCCGGATTATTGATTATGTTGCGCAAACCATTATCAACGTAGTCGATTTTAACATGAATATCCAAGAAGCGATAAACGCGCCGAGAGTAACCAATCGCAATGATTATACCGCACTGGAAAAGGGTACGAAGCTGCCCGAATTACAAGCTGAGTTAGAAAAACAAGGACATAGCGTGCGGGTAATAGACCTCAACAGCGGTTTACACGGTATACAAATGATTGATGGGAAAATTTTGGGGGGCGCAGACCCACGGCGTGAAGGGGTCGCAGTAGGGCGCTAG
- a CDS encoding enoyl-CoA hydratase-related protein encodes MINVSRNNAVLTIEIDRPEKKNALVPQMYIDIAEAIESASEEDINAVLIQGTKGCFTAGNDISDFMSKGNDQDINETFRFMMALVNCPVPVVAKVEGLAIGIGTTLLLHCDFVYCADSAKFAMPFINLGLVPEYASSYILPRIAGNLQAAELLLLGETFGAQKAYECGIVTSVHTDETLSEVVAQTLAKLVAKPKMALVQSKALLRNQSAEIEKHITAELAVFAQAMVSEPAKEAFSAFLEKRPVNRLIYK; translated from the coding sequence ATGATTAACGTAAGTCGAAACAACGCCGTACTGACAATTGAAATTGATAGACCTGAGAAAAAAAACGCTTTAGTTCCGCAAATGTATATTGATATTGCGGAAGCCATCGAATCTGCCAGTGAAGAAGATATAAATGCGGTGCTAATTCAAGGAACAAAAGGTTGTTTTACGGCGGGCAATGATATTTCTGATTTTATGTCAAAAGGCAATGATCAGGATATAAACGAAACGTTTCGCTTCATGATGGCCCTTGTTAACTGTCCTGTACCCGTTGTTGCAAAAGTTGAAGGGCTGGCAATTGGCATTGGTACAACGCTGTTATTGCACTGCGACTTTGTTTATTGTGCAGACAGCGCTAAGTTTGCGATGCCGTTCATCAATTTGGGCTTGGTTCCTGAATATGCTTCAAGCTATATTCTTCCTCGTATTGCAGGTAATTTGCAAGCGGCAGAGCTGTTATTGTTAGGTGAAACCTTTGGCGCTCAGAAAGCATATGAATGTGGTATAGTTACGAGCGTTCATACTGATGAAACGCTATCGGAAGTCGTCGCTCAGACACTCGCTAAGTTGGTCGCAAAACCCAAGATGGCACTTGTTCAATCGAAAGCGCTTTTACGTAATCAGAGTGCCGAAATAGAAAAACACATTACCGCCGAATTAGCTGTTTTTGCTCAAGCTATGGTGAGTGAACCTGCAAAGGAAGCATTCTCAGCATTTTTAGAAAAGAGACCCGTAAATAGGTTGATATATAAATAG
- a CDS encoding AAA family ATPase has translation MGFTGTKNYIASKELQLAVKAAITLEKPLLIKGEPGTGKTMLAEELASALGSDLLQWHIKSTTKAQQGLYEYDAVSRLRDSQLGDDRVHNIGNYIVKGKLWQAFTAESRPVLLIDEIDKADIEFPNDLLLELDKMEFFVYETQERIVAKQRPIVIITSNNEKELPDAFLRRCFFHYIQFPEREEMTQIVDVHFPNIKKDLLEKALTSFFQIREVSGIKKKPSTSELIDWLKLLVADDIPASVLQDNDAKNALPPLYGALLKNEQDIHLFEKLMFMARR, from the coding sequence ATGGGGTTTACTGGTACTAAGAATTACATTGCGAGCAAAGAACTGCAGTTAGCGGTCAAAGCAGCCATTACATTGGAAAAGCCACTTCTCATTAAGGGCGAGCCAGGCACCGGTAAAACAATGTTGGCAGAAGAGTTAGCGTCAGCGCTAGGCTCTGATTTATTGCAGTGGCACATAAAGTCGACAACCAAAGCCCAGCAGGGTTTATATGAATATGATGCCGTTTCACGCCTGCGCGACTCGCAACTCGGCGATGATCGAGTACATAATATAGGCAACTACATTGTTAAGGGCAAATTATGGCAGGCATTTACGGCTGAAAGTCGCCCCGTTTTGTTGATTGATGAAATTGATAAAGCCGATATCGAGTTTCCAAATGACTTACTACTAGAACTCGATAAGATGGAGTTTTTCGTCTACGAAACCCAAGAGAGAATTGTTGCTAAGCAACGTCCCATAGTCATCATTACCTCTAATAATGAAAAAGAACTGCCAGACGCATTCCTTCGCCGCTGCTTCTTTCATTATATTCAGTTTCCAGAAAGAGAAGAGATGACGCAAATTGTCGACGTGCATTTCCCTAATATCAAAAAAGATTTGCTTGAAAAGGCACTAACATCCTTTTTCCAAATCAGGGAAGTCAGTGGTATTAAGAAAAAACCGTCAACGTCAGAATTGATTGATTGGTTGAAGCTGTTAGTCGCTGATGACATTCCTGCGTCCGTATTGCAAGATAACGATGCAAAGAACGCACTCCCTCCACTGTATGGAGCCTTGTTGAAAAATGAGCAGGACATTCATTTATTTGAAAAACTTATGTTTATGGCGCGTCGTTAA
- a CDS encoding pseudouridine synthase, whose amino-acid sequence MLKRLNKYISDSGFCSRRAADALIEKGSVRVNGEVPELGTKIGVDDQVTVDGKLIKPVAEDKTDRVYLAYNKPVGITCTTERKVQGNIIDAIGFPTRIFPIGRLDKPSEGLILLTSDGDIVNKILRAENAHEKHYRVVVNRVVSDDFIQKMSSGVPILDTVTKPCVVRRAGKFGFDIVLTQGLNRQIRRMCEYLGYEVTRLTRKRIMHVDLSGIKPGQYRHLTAAEMTEMNKALEGSTKTFTER is encoded by the coding sequence ATGTTAAAACGTCTTAATAAATACATCAGTGATTCCGGTTTTTGCTCACGTCGTGCAGCAGATGCTTTAATTGAAAAAGGCAGTGTCAGAGTAAATGGTGAGGTGCCAGAACTTGGCACTAAAATTGGTGTTGACGATCAAGTCACTGTGGACGGTAAGTTAATCAAACCCGTTGCAGAAGATAAAACTGACCGCGTTTATCTGGCTTACAACAAGCCTGTGGGTATCACTTGTACAACTGAACGTAAAGTGCAGGGGAACATAATTGATGCTATTGGCTTTCCGACGCGTATATTTCCTATAGGTCGCTTAGATAAACCTTCTGAAGGCTTGATATTACTAACCAGCGATGGTGATATTGTGAATAAGATATTGCGAGCTGAAAATGCGCATGAAAAACACTATCGTGTGGTTGTAAATAGAGTGGTTTCTGACGATTTCATTCAGAAAATGTCGTCCGGTGTGCCAATTTTAGATACAGTTACTAAGCCATGTGTCGTTAGGCGAGCAGGGAAGTTTGGTTTCGATATTGTGTTAACCCAAGGTTTAAACCGTCAAATTCGCAGAATGTGCGAATACTTGGGCTATGAAGTCACACGTTTAACTAGAAAGCGCATAATGCATGTCGATTTAAGTGGCATTAAGCCTGGGCAGTATCGACATTTAACGGCTGCCGAAATGACAGAAATGAACAAAGCATTGGAAGGTTCAACGAAAACCTTTACAGAGCGTTAA